From a region of the Rhipicephalus microplus isolate Deutch F79 chromosome X, USDA_Rmic, whole genome shotgun sequence genome:
- the LOC119187643 gene encoding uncharacterized protein LOC119187643, with the protein MTTLAYAVVLSALVGSALCGVLGGGYGGGAGLAGLGGGGLGGGAGVGVGSSVVLLGGGGAGYTKSVAGPSFLVNTVHHVSKVDGGGAVVAHSGLGGAGGGFGGLGAGGYGGGLLVGGADLGGAGLGLGGGYGGGYGGGKIVLLKGGWHK; encoded by the exons ATGACCACTCTG GCTTACGCCGTCGTACTCAGCGCACTGGTTGGCAGTGCTTTGTGCGGTGTCCTGGGTGGCGGATATGGAGGTGGTGCAGGCCTTGCAGGCCTTGGCGGTGGAGGTCTGGGAGGCGGTGCTGGAGTAGGAGTCGGCAGCAGCGTGGTGCTCCTCGGCGGTGGTGGCGCCGGTTACACCAAGTCCGTGGCCGGACCCTCGTTTCTTGTGAACACGGTGCACCACGTGTCTAAGGTTGATGGTGGAGGTGCTGTCGTTGCCCACTCTGGCCTCGGAGGCGCCGGCGGAGGCTTTGGTGGACTAGGTGCCGGAGGTTATGGTGGAGGCCTTTTGGTCGGTGGCGCTGACCTTGGAGGTGCCGGTCTCGGCCTTGGCGGAGGATATGGTGGCGGATACGGTGGCGGCAAGATTGTCCTTCTGAAAGGAGGATGGCACAAATGA